The Glaciimonas sp. PCH181 nucleotide sequence GCGCCATACATAACGCGTTAATTTAACTAAAACTTGGAGAGACTATGACTATTCGCGTCGCTATCGCTGGCGTTGGAATGACCCCTTTTGGAAAATTTATCGACCGTTCGGTGAGAACATCTGCAGAAGAAGCCGTACGAAATGCGCTGGCAGATGCCGGCATCAATGCGGAGCGCGTCGACCGGGTTTATTTTGGCAATGCGGCTTCCGGCTTGATCACCGGTCAGGAGATGGTTAGGGCGCAAGCCGCGCTCAGATTCACCGGTTTGCTCGGCAAGCCAATGCTTAGCGTCGAAAACGCCTGCGCGACCGGAAGCACGGCGTTTCACTTGGCTTGGCAAGCCGTTGCCAGTGGCCAGGCAGACGTTGCCATTGCGATCGGTGCCGAAAAACTAACTCATGTCGACAAAGCGGTGTCATTTGGCGCCTACGGTGGAGCCGTGGATAAGGAAGATATATTGCCTGCGCACATCGGATCGGGCACCGGTTCCATTTTTATGGACATCTATGCAGAGCGCACACGGCGCTATATGGCCGCGACTGGAACAACGCCGGCAGACTTCGCACGTATAACCGTTAAGAGCCGGCACGCTGGATCCATGAATCCGTATGCGCAGTTCCGGAAGGAGACTACGGTAGAGGAAGTGTTGGCCAGCCGCATGATCAGTGACCCACTGACGCTTCCGATGTGTTCGTCAATCGGCGACGGCGCAGCTGCAATCGTTCTTTGCTCAAGCACCGTTGCCGCGCAACTGACTGGTTGCAGGCCTGTGTGGGTGGCAAGCTCAGTGCTTCTTTCGGGTCTGGCTGACTCGACGAAGGAAAGCGCTTCGGTTCGAGCAGCGCAAGCGGCTTATGAAGCGGCGTCGATCGGGCCAGACGAAGTTCACGTCGCAGAGGTTCATGATGCATCAGCGCCTGGAGAACTGATTAATTATGAGGTCGTGCAATTCTGTAAGCCTGGACAAGCTGTGGAACTGCTGCGTAGCGGAGCCACCGAAATTGGGGGAAGGATCTCCGTGAATCCGAGCGGCGGCCTGTTAAGCCGGGGTCACCCAATCGGCGCAACTGGTACCGCCCAACTCGTGGAGTTGGTCCAACAGCTCCGCGGCGAATCTGGCGAACGTCAGCGGCCATCAGCGAAAGTCGCTCTGGCCCAAAACTCGGGCGGACAAGTAGGCGGCGAATCGGCGGCGGCAGTTGTTTCTATTCTGGTCGTATAACACTCTTAAGCAAATAGTTCCCTTAGACCGATTGAAGTATCAGGAGGAAGAAATGACGCATTGGCTGAAAGACAAAGTAATAATTGTGACCGGCTCTGGTGCTGGCGTTGGCAAAGAAATAGCGCTTGAAGCGGCGCGCCAAGGTGCACGAGTGGTTGTGAATGACCTAGGCGTAAGTATGGATGGTGCCGGGGGTAGCGCAGGACCTGCGCAGCAGACTGTAGACCAAATTTGTGCTGCTGGTGGTGAAGCTATCGCCAATACCGATAGCGTTGCAGATTGGAGCGCAGCCCAACGCATCGTCCAGCAGGCACTTGATGTATATGGACGAGTCGACGGACTGGTCAACAACGCAGGCAACCTCCGCGATGTGATTTTCCACAAGATGCAAGAAGAGGACTTTGATGCGGTTGTAAAGGTGCATCTAAAGGGCTGCTTCAACATGGCACGTGCTGTTGCGCCACATTTCAAGGGTCAGGAGACCGGCGCCATCGTGCACATGACGTCGACATCAGGGCTAATTGGCAATGTCGGCCAAGCTAACTACGCGGCGGCGAAGATGGGTATTATTGGCCTCTCAAAGTCGATTGCGCTCGACATGGAGCGTTTTGGTGTGCGATCAAATTGCATTGCACCTTTCGCATTTACCCGCATGGTAAGCTCGATTCCGACCGACACTCCGGAAGGGCTAGCGCGCACACAGGTCAATCAAAGGATGGAAGTTGCCAAGATTGCCCCGTTCACATGCGCATTGCTAACTGATCGGGCCCGTGATGTGACAGGCCAGATATTCGGTGTTCGGAATAACGAAATCTATCTGTTCTCGCAGCCTCGTCCAATCCGCACTGCACATAGGGGAGACGGCTGGACCGTCGATACCTGCCTCGAAGTGGCGCTGCCAATGCTGAAGCCGTCCTTTTTCCCGCTCGACAAGTCGCGCGACGTCTTCACCTGGGACCCGGTCTGAGGCCGCACAGGCCCAGGCAGGTCGCTGATCGATTACGGCATGTTCCTGCAAAACCTCATGCTCGCAGCTCGGGCACTGGGCCTGCACACGTACCCGCAAGCGGCATGGAATAACTACGCCAAGATCGTCGGCCCATTCATCGGCGCGGGAGCCGACGAGATGCTGGTCTGCGGCATGTCTTGGCTACGCGGTCGAAACCGCGCTTGTGAACACCTACAGCACGCCGCGGGCAAAGCCAGAGAGTTTCACGCGCTGGGTCTGACCGAGTTGCCCGTTTTTTAGCGATCACACCGAAGCCATCCACAACACACAAAGGAACTAACATGGACTTTAAGTTTTCAGAGGACTCACTCGCCCTGCAGGCGTCCACCCGGGAAGTAGTCAACGACCTCCTCAAGCATGAGCCGCACTTTCACGAGACCAACGTGGTGCCGCAAGAGGTGGACGCGACGCTGCGGACGATGGGGTACTACGGGCTGGCGATCCCTGAAGAATTCGGTGGAACCAATGTCGACAAGGTCAGTTCGGCGCTGATCCAACTAGAACTCGCGCGCATGCCTCCCCAGTTCTGGCCCTCGATTCGTCAAGCCTTGGGGCCGATCCCCCAATTGCTCCTCCTGCACGGTACCCCGAAGCAAAAGGACAATTGGCTGCCGCGGATCGCGGCCGGCGCGACGGTCTGCTTCGCACTCACCGAGCCCGATGCCGGCTCGGACGTGGCAGCGATGAGAACCACCGCCGTAAAAATGGGCGACCGATGGGTGCTGAACGGATCCAAGACCTACATCTCGAATGCCGAGCGAGGCGATGTTTTCCTGGTGTTTGCCAAGACCGACAAGAGCAAAGGGCGAGACGGCGTGTCGGCCTTTCTCGTGGAGCCGCAAACTCCCGGATTCAGCATGAGCAAGCCCATTCGCACGATGGGCTTCATGACCAATGGCGTTTACGGGCTCACGTTCGATAACTGCGAAATCCCTGCGGAAAATCTGCTTGGCGAAGAGAACCGCGGCTTCTACTACGCGGTCTCGGGGTTGAATGAAGCTCGCATCAATGTCGGCTGCCAAGCCCTCGGAGGCAGCCAGATTGCCTTCGAGCACGCGCTCCAGTATTCCAAGGATCGCGTGACCTTTGGCCAACCGCTGTCAAGCCACCAAGTCCTGCAACACATGCTGGCGGATATGGCCATGGAGCAGCATGCTGCGCGAATGCTGTTGTTAGAAGCCGCATGGAGCCTGGAGAATGGTGCGGACGTGCGCTTGAAGTCCTCCTATGCCAAGGTGTTCTGTACGGAGGTCGCCAATCGCATTGCGGACAAGGCATTGCAAATCTTCGGAGGCGCCGGCTATATCAAGGGCATGGTGGTTGAACGCGTGTACCGCGAGTTGAGGGTCATGCGGATCTTCGAGGGTGCGAACGAAATCCAACGCAACATGATTGCGAAGCAGTTGCTGAAGGAATAGTTCTTATAACGGACGAAAGCAGCACTTCGAATCTTGCGGAGTGCTTGCCCCAGATGTTTTTACGGTTCTGTCGCGTTGATCAAAGTCATCGAGTCGCTCAGGTAGACTGCTGTCTTTGAAAAAAGGGCGAACCGACATGCTCAAAGCCAAAGGGATGCGATTTCCCATCGACGTGATTCTGGTCTGCATCCGTTAGTACGCAGCCTACCCATTGAGTTACCGTCACCTGGAAGAAGTGATGGAAGAACGCGGCGTGGTTGTCGATCACTCATCGATCAATCGCTGGGCGATCCGGTTTCTGCCGTTACTTGAAAAGGCTTTCCACAAGCACAAGCGTCCGGTTGGCGGAAGCTGGCGAATGGACGAGACCTATATAAAAGTCAAAGGCGTCTGGAAGTATCTCTATCGGGCCGTGGACAAGGAAGGCAACACGGTCGATTTTCTATTGACGGCCAAGCGGGACAAGTCGGCGGCGAAACGTTTTTTCAACAAAGCCATGCAAGCTCATGGCGTTCCTGAAAAAGTCACGATGGATAAAAGCGGCGCCAACAAGGCGGCGATTGAT carries:
- a CDS encoding thiolase family protein, whose product is MTIRVAIAGVGMTPFGKFIDRSVRTSAEEAVRNALADAGINAERVDRVYFGNAASGLITGQEMVRAQAALRFTGLLGKPMLSVENACATGSTAFHLAWQAVASGQADVAIAIGAEKLTHVDKAVSFGAYGGAVDKEDILPAHIGSGTGSIFMDIYAERTRRYMAATGTTPADFARITVKSRHAGSMNPYAQFRKETTVEEVLASRMISDPLTLPMCSSIGDGAAAIVLCSSTVAAQLTGCRPVWVASSVLLSGLADSTKESASVRAAQAAYEAASIGPDEVHVAEVHDASAPGELINYEVVQFCKPGQAVELLRSGATEIGGRISVNPSGGLLSRGHPIGATGTAQLVELVQQLRGESGERQRPSAKVALAQNSGGQVGGESAAAVVSILVV
- a CDS encoding SDR family NAD(P)-dependent oxidoreductase, whose amino-acid sequence is MTHWLKDKVIIVTGSGAGVGKEIALEAARQGARVVVNDLGVSMDGAGGSAGPAQQTVDQICAAGGEAIANTDSVADWSAAQRIVQQALDVYGRVDGLVNNAGNLRDVIFHKMQEEDFDAVVKVHLKGCFNMARAVAPHFKGQETGAIVHMTSTSGLIGNVGQANYAAAKMGIIGLSKSIALDMERFGVRSNCIAPFAFTRMVSSIPTDTPEGLARTQVNQRMEVAKIAPFTCALLTDRARDVTGQIFGVRNNEIYLFSQPRPIRTAHRGDGWTVDTCLEVALPMLKPSFFPLDKSRDVFTWDPV
- a CDS encoding acyl-CoA dehydrogenase family protein: MDFKFSEDSLALQASTREVVNDLLKHEPHFHETNVVPQEVDATLRTMGYYGLAIPEEFGGTNVDKVSSALIQLELARMPPQFWPSIRQALGPIPQLLLLHGTPKQKDNWLPRIAAGATVCFALTEPDAGSDVAAMRTTAVKMGDRWVLNGSKTYISNAERGDVFLVFAKTDKSKGRDGVSAFLVEPQTPGFSMSKPIRTMGFMTNGVYGLTFDNCEIPAENLLGEENRGFYYAVSGLNEARINVGCQALGGSQIAFEHALQYSKDRVTFGQPLSSHQVLQHMLADMAMEQHAARMLLLEAAWSLENGADVRLKSSYAKVFCTEVANRIADKALQIFGGAGYIKGMVVERVYRELRVMRIFEGANEIQRNMIAKQLLKE